Part of the Plectropomus leopardus isolate mb chromosome 7, YSFRI_Pleo_2.0, whole genome shotgun sequence genome, TCAGTGTGTGTGCCGGTTCAAGAGACGTCTGGGAGAGGCTCATGTCCGCAGACAGCTGCTCCAGACTCTGGAAACTCTTCCTGCAAAGAGACGACTGGAGATCAGTGACAATCGCACACAACTATGTAACTTTAAAAGATATTTGCATGTCCCAGATTCACAAAACACTCAATTTACCTATAAGTTTAATAAGttttatcatcataaatcaaatacacttttttttaattgtgtcagacaaaaacagtctcATCTCTGGACTGTGAAATTGCTTCATCAAGgctctttatttttcaacaaattgCCAGTTTATTGATATAGATAAACAATCTCTACTCCATGGCTGTAAAGTTGTTAAGTAGTTTGCAAAACAGTTAAATAATTCACTATAAATAACTGAGATTCgtcagtaataaaaataatgattagtTAGAAGCTGGAGGACGTAAACGCAGACACATACTCTTCCCACTGTCCCGTGCTCTTCCTGTACAGCAGCGTGTCCAAGGCAACGGCGTTGGCATCCAAGACGACGGGAGACGGccactgattggtcagatgGGCTGTCAGCTCTTGTCTGGACCGCAAATCATTGTTCTTCAGCACCGTCCTAAGGACAACAACCGTCCAGAGTTGGAGACAATTTATTGACTGAATAAACTCTTGAACTAAAAAGAGGAAGGAAGTCGATCGATGCACTTTTGAACATAATCTGGACTGTCAAGCTCCGGCAGCGCTGGTTTGTTCCGGGTTCTGGTCGGATCGCTGAACGCAGCTGTCAGAAAGTCCAGGTCAACTTGACCTGCACAAATGTAATCACTTAATATAAGAGAACATAAAAAGCTTTGAGTGGCAGTTACTGCTaaccttttttctgtttatctaCCTATTTATTCTTCTTAAATACATGAAGCGAGCAAATAATggtaagattttgcaaaaactacaCACTCagtcaaaaagtttaaaaaaagaccaacgATATTATATACTGATaccaatgtttaaaataacaatttggccGATACCGATGTTtctatattgttgttttttgtttttatttatttttcctttgtgccagggaaacaaagaaatttacagtctaaaaaataaatgttctgtTGTTAAAGTTATTAATTCTCTCATCAAACATACATAATACATCacaatatataatacataattCACCACAAATCCCTCTCTaatatctgttttatattgctgtgaaaatgtcaacaaatgtttCTCGCCAAAAGCAAAATTTTACAAGATTGCATTGAAGACATCATGAGAATGTTATTCATTACCTTCACCTGATGcttatttttactgaatagagctTGAATGTTTCACAACATAAGTCAATGCAACCTCCATCAGATAACATTTACAACCACGTCtgtcactttttctttaaaaatcaaacccAACACTGATTTGTTGTGTTATCTCCCGTTACCTCTGATTGAAGTTTTAACTGCAGACTCCAACTTTAAATTCTCTCTGATTCAGTGTCATTTCTCTGACCGCAGTCACTGAGTCATCACACTGCAGTTTAATTTCCAGAAATTCTGACACACAAATCCTCCTGACAGACTTTGCAGCTGAAACTaatcaaacacagaaaaggtTTTTCACTAATTAGAACATTAATTTAAAGACACAAACGCGGACGCAGCTTTTCCCGTCCACTGAAAGCAACTATtgattaaacaaaacacaaatagcaAACCACCTCCAACCTGCAGACTTCCTGCAGAGTCCTGAATGTCAAACTCACAGCTGGATTCTGCTGAAAAgtcctccacctcctcatcaGCGACCTCACATGCACTGAcggacaaatacacacacacacacaaacacagaagcagGTTGAACTCACAGTTGGTCCTGCAGCTCCAGGACGATGTACTCCAGCTGTTCCTTCTCCAGTGTGTGGGAgaggtgtgtgtctgcaagGGTCTGCTGAAGAGCTTTGTTATGAGACACGGCCTCTGACAGCTGGGCTTCTCGTAGACGCACCAGCTCCTCCAGGTAACcctgagacaaacacacacacacgcacacatacgcacgcacacacactcggTTTGTCATCTTTAATGTTGTATGagaagtttgtttttggactcaaaaaaaataaataaataaccagaAACCAAGCAGCTCCATGATCCTGAATAAACCACAGAGGGAAGCAACATTACTGATATTCAAGACATAACATCAAGCttaacaaaacattcaaacaactttattaacCCCACTAGGGGAAAGAAGTTAAGAGCAGCATGTTAAGACTACAAATacacgcacaaaaacacacacagcagcattcACAATATACAACAAGGCAAGTGCACCAGGAGCCAAAGAATCGGGATATGAATAAAGTGCCAGTGGTTAATATAATGCACAATATAACAGTACAATATAAATCATACTGTATGCAGGTATAAAACACCTACAGGGAATGTTAAAGTCTGTAACCTTTTACAGTTCAAAAGTAATCTTACCATCCAATTTGTTTatccctaaaaaaaagaaaattacacacaaacacacacacacagactaccTTCTGCTCCAGCGCCATCCGGTACTTCTGCTCAAAGCGTTTGCACTTGCTGACCAGGTTGCTCTGCTCGGTGAAGATGGAGGCAGCGGTGGCCGTTTTGTCGGGGGTGCTGCTCTCACTGCCGCTGCTCCCCAGAGTCCTCATCTCCTCCTCGTCGCTGCTGATGCTGTCTGCACTGCACAGGGAGCCAGCACTGAGTATCATATGAGCCAGCAGGCAAACAGCAGGTCTTAGGGCCAAATCCCTCTGACAAAAAGCATTTGGCCACCAAAGAATCAGTCTCACTTTTTATAGTTAAAGGAAAAGTTCACACTGAATCGaaactacatatttttccttttacctgtggtgctttttatcagtctagattgttttagtcTAGATCATAAATTAGCACttcaggtaagaggaaaaaatatctttatttctattttgggTTGatttatccctttaaatgtttttacatgatttGCTGCAAATCTGATGTAGAAAACGATTTAAGTcagaataaaaatgactttgttgAATCCTGCTGTACAGCACACTGATGATGAACTGTGTGAGCTCACATACTTCTGAGTGAACTTCAGGTAAGGCGTGTAGTCGATCACGGCGGGGCAGCTGCCGTCCAGACCCTCTCCTTTCAGACAGAAGCTGAGACAGGAGGAAAAATTAAACCGCCGTCTCTTCTTTTACCAGATTTACACAAACTTAAACTGTAACATGCTAAGTGTAATAAAGCAGGCAAATactcatgcaaacacacatctaGGTCCTAAATATTATAGAACATTTAATTGGAGATCCATTTCTATTTCAGTCAAAACTTTGCCAAAAATGTGCTCCAAAAACACTACACACTGACGGAGCAGCAGGAGACCAAAAGTAGTCACAATAAGAAACAGCGGACTGTGGTTAGTACCTGAAGTCAATGGTGTTTAGTCCGATGAGCGTGTCTGCTAACAGCCCCGCCTCCTCTCCTAATATAATGGCTCCATCCTCGTAAAACCTCCTGCAGCCAACACATGTGAGCACGTTATCGGCATTAATTCAGCTCCTCTAGACTGCGTGAGATGACTGGGATTTGAATAAAAATTGGAGCAGAAAGATGCAGCTGTGACACGTGAGAATTAATCTACATGATCCTGCAGTATGCTTTCGAAATACTTTTTATATGATCACTGGAATAACCGTCTTGTGGTTGTATCCCTCCGCTAAGTAGTCAAACTGCGTTTCGAGTTTATGTCCATGTCTGTGAatacatggatgcttcacacgcGTCTTTTACTCGGCAGCAAAGAAAGTCTatacaaccagcacagttttaaggtggacaccCGAGATGAGGGTCACCAATtctgtctccccttctgttcctgagatatgatgttgagtaatggccagaaaagtgttttattgAGAATATTCTGccgtcacagtgaagctgacctttgaccttgtgGATATAAAACGTCATGATTTCatcattagacatttgtgtgaaatttcggaatgatttgttttcttagggattttttttttggcttctgcCTTTAATGAAGATGGGAAAGCTTAAGTGttaaaggaggagagagaggggatgacatacaggccagaatcgaacccgcggccacTGCGGCGAAGACACAGCGTCTGTCCATGGGGGCGCCCGCTCGACTAACTGAGCTACAGGTCACCTCGAGCATATGAGttttgaattatggccaaaCACATGTTTAATGAGGTCATATTGAGACCAGCAGaaaaaatcagttcattctttcGTCTAAGTTTGTGCCAACTTTTAAACgattccctcaaagtgttcttaaaaatattgcgttcacaagaatgagatagacaaggtcacagtgaccttgacctttgtccTATGACCcctaaaatcaaatcagttcatcattgactCCAAGAGGATATTTGCGCCAAAAGAAATTCCCCTAAGatgctcttgagatattgcgttcatgagaatgagacagacgggCGTCTGGAGGGACAATCGAAAACATAACTCTTTGGGCCACGGCTAACGCCgctgcagaggcataaaaatgtcatgactgCAGTGTAGGGCAAACAGTGTGCAGAGT contains:
- the rundc3b gene encoding RUN domain-containing protein 3B — protein: MASLGVGLHLIRKRGAGRSAAVERKNLLTVCRFSVKTLLDRSCFETIDDTSPEFVNFVSILEHILSHRLKGQTTWFGYESPRSFWDYVKAACGKVPHNCIRSIESMENVRSSRAKGRAWIRVVLMEKRLSEYISSALRDFKTTRRFYEDGAIILGEEAGLLADTLIGLNTIDFSFCLKGEGLDGSCPAVIDYTPYLKFTQNADSISSDEEEMRTLGSSGSESSTPDKTATAASIFTEQSNLVSKCKRFEQKYRMALEQKGYLEELVRLREAQLSEAVSHNKALQQTLADTHLSHTLEKEQLEYIVLELQDQLTVLKNNDLRSRQELTAHLTNQWPSPVVLDANAVALDTLLYRKSTGQWEEKSFQSLEQLSADMSLSQTSLEPAHTLSLEGRPSGTHWPHQGKEETPSLRGLCGSLTSVASYKSLASLKSSECLASPATEISSPGFTPS